Proteins encoded by one window of Salvia splendens isolate huo1 chromosome 7, SspV2, whole genome shotgun sequence:
- the LOC121740971 gene encoding casein kinase 1-like protein HD16, with amino-acid sequence MPELRNGARRSKRLGDLQPANQEENILAPAQNRTRRRGRGRGNAAGVAKGPSAATPARPTAGGRGRGVRLIDLKPEPPREILPQAGVGAGDPACNKVEGGADKEIAMDGGSADKVMGVEEEPSSTPVPERVQVGNSPMYKTERKLGKGGFGQVYVGRRVSGGSERMGPDAVEVALKFEHRNSKGCNYGPPYEWQVYNSINGCYGVPWVHYKGRQGDFYILVMDILGPSLWDVWNSLGQSMSPSMAACIAVEAISILEKLHVKGFVHGDVKPENFLLGQPGTAEDKKLYLIDLGLASRWKDASSGQHVEYDQRPDIFRGTIRYASVHAHLGRTGSRRDDLESLAYTLIFLIKGRLPWQGYQGDNKSFLVCKKKMATSPELMCCFCPAPFKQFLEAVTNMKFDEEPNYSKLISLFDSLIEPCTTLRPIRIDGALKVGQKRGRLLLNLDEDEQPKKKVRLGSPATQWISVYNARRPMKQRYHYNVADSRLRQHVEKGNEDGLYISCVASASSLWALIMDAGTGFTSQVYELSAVFLHKDWIMEQWEKNYYISSIAGATNGSSLVVMSKGTPYTQQSYKVSESFPFKWINKKWKEGFHVTSMTTAGSRWGVVMSRNSGYSEQVVELDFLYPSEGIHRRWESGYRITSMAATADQAAFILSIPRRKIMDETQETLRTSAFPSTHVKEKWSKNLYIASICYGRTVC; translated from the exons ATGCCAGAATTGCGTAACGGAGCACGGAGATCAAAACGGCTTGGTGATCTCCAGCCTGCtaatcaagaagaaaatattcTTGCACCTGCTCAGAATAGAAccagaaggagaggaagagggagagggaATGCAGCTGGTGTAGCTAAAGGTCCTTCTGCAGCAACACCCGCAAGGCCGACTGCTGGTGGTAGAGGCAGGGGGGTTAGGTTGATAGATTTAAAACCAGAGCCACCTCGTGAGATTCTTCCTCAAGCTGGTGTTGGGGCAGGGGATCCAGCTTGTAATAAAGTAGAGGGTGGGGCAGATAAAGAAATCGCAATGGACGGTGGAAGTGCTGATAAAGTAATGGGAGTTGAAGAAGAACCGAGTTCAACTCCAGTGCCTGAGAGG GTTCAAGTTGGCAACTCACCAATGTATAAGACGGAAAGAAAATTAGGTAAGGGTGGATTCGGTCAAGTTTATGTTGGTCGAAGAGTAAGTGGTGGCAGTGAAAGAATGGGACCTGATGCTGTCGAG GTAGCGTTGAAGTTTGAACACCGAAATAGCAAGGGTTGCAATTACGGCCCTCCTTATGAATGGCAGGTCTACAA CTCCATAAATGGATGCTATGGGGTACCATGGGTTCACTATAAGGGCCGCCAAGGAGATTTCTACATTCTG GTCATGGACATACTTGGGCCTAGTCTTTGGGATGTTTGGAATTCTTTGGGCCAGTC GATGTCGCCAAGTATGGCAGCTTGCATAGCAGTTGAGGCTATCTCAATTCTTGAGAAGCTCCACGTGAAGGG ATTTGTGCATGGAGATGTGAAGCCGGAGAACTTTTTACTTGGCCAGCCTGGAACAGCAGAGGATAAAAAGCTGTATCTTATTGATCTTGGTTTGG CTTCCAGGTGGAAAGATGCATCATCCGGGCAACATGTTGAGTATGATCAGAGGCCAGATATCTTTAG GGGCACCATAAGGTATGCAAGTGTGCATGCACACTTGGGTCGTACAGGAAGTAGGAGGGATGATCTAGAGTCGTTGGCATACACCCTGATATTTCTTATAAAAGGAAGGTTGCCATGGCAAGGCTATCAG GGTGATAACAAGAGTTTTCTAGTCTGTAAGAAGAAAATGGCGACCTCTCCGGAACTGATGTGTTGCTTTTGCCCTGCTCCATTTAAACAGTTCCTTGAGGCTGTTACTAATATGAAGTTTGATGAGGAGCCAAATTATTCTAAGCTGATTTCCTTATTTGATAGTCTGATTGAACCATGCACTACACTGAGACCAATAAGGATAGATGGAGCTCTTAAG GTTGGGCAAAAGCGTGGTAGGTTGTTGCTTAACTTGGATGAAGACGAACAACCAAAGAAGAAAGTACGGCTGGGTAGTCCCGCTACTCAGTGGATCTCAGTGTATAATGCACGACGCCCAATGAAACAGAG ATATCACTACAATGTTGCGGATTCAAGACTCCGTCAGCATGTAGAGAAGGGTAATGAAGATGGCTTGTATATTAGCTGTGTAGCTTCAGCATCAAGTCTGTGGGCCTTGATCATGGATGCTGGAACAGGTTTTACTTCACAGGTCTATGAGCTTTCAGCTGTTTTTCTTCATAAG GATTGGATCATGGAACAATGGGAAAAAAACTATTACATCAGTTCTATAGCTGGTGCAACTAATGGAAGCTCACTGGTGGTCATGTCTAAAG GAACACCTTATACCCAACAATCATATAAAGTTAGTGAATCCTTTCCTTTCAAGTGGATCAATAAGAAGTGGAAAGAAGGATTCCATGTCACGTCTATGACAACTGCTGGCAGCCGCTGGGGTGTCGTGATGTCCAGAAATTCTGGGTACTCTGAACAG GTGGTTGAGCTTGATTTTCTTTATCCAAGTGAAGGAATCCACCGACGTTGGGAAAGTGGGTACAGAATAACATCCATGGCCGCTACTGCCGATCAAGCAGCTTTCATACTTAGCATACCAAGACGCAAAATAATGGATGAGACTCAGGAGACACTCCGTACATCTGCATTCCCAAGCACCCATGTAAAG GAGAAGTGGTCCAAGAATCTCTACATTGCATCGATATGTTATGGTCGTACAGTTTGCTGA